The following is a genomic window from Nitrospira sp..
ATCGAATTGATAACGTCGCCCGGAGCGTTGCCCGTCACGAACCTCACGGCAGGCTCTGCTTCGAAGCCTTGCACCCGACAGCTTGAATCCGGAAACAGGATGGCACGCTCGTCTCAAGACCAGACGCCTTCAGGAGGAGACGATTATTCGGAGCTGCGCAGTCTTCTACTGGCTCCCGAACAATCACGTCTGGAACAGTTGCAGGAACAGGTCGAACGTCTCGACCTCACGGCGCAGAACCTCAGTCGAATCCTGCCGGAAGCGATCGAGCTGCGCAGCGAGGGAGACACACAACTCACGCAGGCCCTCACCCCCCACGTGTCGGACGCCCTGAGTCTGTCCGTCAGAAAACGGCCGCACATGATTGCGGAGGCCATCGCACCGATCATGATGCCGGCCATCCGCCAAGCTATCGCCAACACACTCCGCAGCATGGTGCAGTCCCTCAATCAAACAGTCGAACACAGCCTGTCTATTCGAAGCCTGCGGTGGCGCTTCGAATCGTTCCGTACCGGGAAGCCGTTTGCCGAAATCGTGTTGCTCCACACGCTGCTCTACCGAGTCGAGCAGGTGTTCCTCATCCACAAGGATTCCGGCCTGCTCCTCGCCCATGCGGCCGGCGAGTCGGTGGCCGTGCAGGACCAGACGCTCGTCTCCGGCATGTTGTCCGCCATTCGCAGCTTCGTGCAGGATTCCTTCGGCGCCGCCCCAGGCGAATCCTTGAACTCCCTGCAGGTCGGCGAGCTCACGGTCTGGATCGAACAGGGATCGGCGGCCATCCTCGCCGCCGTCATTCGCGGGGCTCCTCCTGAATCCCTGCGCCTGCACCTGCAGGACACGTTGGATCGCTTGCACAGGGAACGCCGGGAGGCGCTGGCAGCCTTCGTCGGCGATACATCGTCTTTCGCCGGCACGAAACCGCTCCTGGAGGACTGTTTGCAGGCTCAATTTGAGTCGCGCGCACGAACAATGTCTCCTCTCGTTTGGATGTTTCTCGTGGGGCTCCTGTCTGGTGCGGCCATCTGGGGATTCTCGGCCTATCGGGAGCGACAGCAGTGGCAGGCCTACCTGGATCGGATCAGGAGCGAACCGGGCCTCATCGTCACTTCGACCGGAACTGAACGGGGTCGCCGGCGAGTCAACGGTCTCCGGGATCCGCTGGCTGCTGATCCAGACAAGCTGCGCCAAGAAAGCGGCTTGGGAGCCGATCACGTCGTCGGCTCCTGGAGCCCCTACTATGCCCTCGATCCGGACCTCGTGCTGAAGCGAGTCAGAACTCTGTTGGCTCCTCCGGCCGGCCTGCAGTTGACGATGGAATCTTCTCGACTCATCGCCGACGGTGTGGCACCTGTGGAATGGTTACAGCAGAGCCGCGCTCTGGCACGGTTGACCCCCGGCGTGAGCCTGTACGATGACCGTGGCGCGATCTCTCAAACCCTGACCCAACTGACACAAGAAGTGACAGACGCCTGGATCCTGTTCGAATCAGGAGTCGGCGCGCCGCTTTCCACCGATCAACTCCGCGAAGTCCGGCATCTGGCGGATATTCTCCATCGCGTGGAGGGTCTGGCGCAGATGGTCGATACCTCGGTGTTGGTTCACATCACCGGCCAGGCTGATGCCCTCGGTCAATCTGAACCGAACCAACGGCTGAGCGAGACCCGAGCCCAGGCTGTGCTCGACGCCCTGCGCCCAGGCGACTTCGACAGGGTGAGGTTTCGTGCCGACGGCATCGGCACGGTTTCGGCCTTCTCTCGTCATTCGACTGCGACGAATGACGCCCTGGACCGTCGGGTCTCCTTTCAGATCACCGTCGCCCCGTTTCCCTGAGGCAGCCGCAGATGCTCGATCAGAAAATTTGCATGTTGGGTGCCTTCGCGGTAGGGAAAACGAGTCTCGTTCAACGGTTCGTCACCAGCCTCTTCTCGGAACAGTACCAGACGACCATCGGCGTCAAGGTCGATAAGAAGACGGTCGCGGTGGGCGATCGGCCAGTCAACTTGGTGATCTGGGATCTCTATGGCGAGGATGATTTCCAAAAGCTTCGACTGTCATATCTACGGGGCTCCTCAGGATACCTCCTCGTGGTCGATGGGATGCGGCGAGACACCTTGGAGGTCGCTCTGCGCCTGCAACGAACAGCCACCGACACTCTTGGCCCCGTCCCCTTTGTCGTCGTCGTCAACAAATCGGACCTCTCGACAGAATGGGAGGTGGCGGAGGGAGATGTGGCCGAACTGACAGAGCGCGGATGGATGATCGTTCCGGCAAGCGCCAAGACCGGCCAGGGCGTGGAGCAGGCCTTTGCCGCGCTCGCCCATGCCCTTGCCAAGGAGCGAGGAACCGTCTAACGTTCAGCCGTTACAATGGCCCATCAGGTCCCAGACCCTCAAACGGCATCATTCTTCGCCGGCCTGTTCACGTCATTTCAGGTCGCCATCCTCGAGCAGGAGGCAGAGAATCGCTTTCGCCCCATCGGACAGCCCCCAGCCTGGTTCCTGAGCCTGTATCCTCAGTTTGCCCGGACAGGCCACGTGACGATCGGGCCGGAATCCCCCGTGCTCCATAACTTTCTGACGGATGCCGCAGAGACCTGGTGTCGGGAAGAGGGAGCCACAGCCCGGTCGGGATTCTGGACGGAAGAGGATCCGTCCGGCCATTCGTGGCATCTGGAAGCCACAGCCCTTCGCCATGGGCATCACAACCTCCTGCTGCTGCAACAGGGTGTCGCCGAGTATGACCAGCAAAAGACAGTACTCCAAGCAGCGCGAGAACAGATGCTGCACCAGCATGACGAGCATCGACACCACCGGCGGACGCAACAGGAACTCACCACCAAGCTTGAAGCGACGGAACTGGTCAAGGACGACGTGCTCGCAATCCTGCAGCACCTCGGCCTGGCGATTCTGTTGATCGACGAAGGAGGCAGGGTCCGATTCCTCAGCCGCGCGGCAGCCCGCCTGCTGGACCTCCCTGAACCAGTTCCGCATCTCCTATCCTGGGATCGGCTCTTGCCCATGGCCAAAGCCGATCGTCTGGCCTTACAGACCAAGATACAAACCCCCGACGCGCGGCGTGAGTGGATCTCCTGCTCAATCGAAACCCTGGGCGGTCACCGACTTTGGCTCGATATAGAAGTGCAGGACGATCCACGGGACGGGAAAACGAAACTGCTTCTGTTGCACGACCGCACCGAAGTCCACCAACTCCGACGTCTGCTGGAAGACAAGGCGCGATTCCACGACCTTATCGGAAAAAGCCCCGGTATGGTCCGGGTGTACCAGCAAATTCAGGACCTCGCCAGGGTGGACGCGACCGTCCTGATCGATGGAGACACCGGAACGGGAAAGGAACTGGTGGCGCGCGCGCTCCACAATGCCAGTTCCCGTCGGGATGGGCCGTTTATCGCGGCCAATTGTGCCGGCTTGACGGATTCCCTTCTGGGAAGCCAACTGTTCGGGCATAGGAAAGGAGCCTTTACCGGCGCGATCGGCGACCACCAAGGCCTGTTCGAAGCGGCCCACGGGGGAACCCTGTTCCTGGACGAAATCGGCGACATCCCCCACCATGTGCAAACCAGCCTCCTGCGAGTGTTACAGGAAAAAGAGGTGACCAGGCTGGGAGAAACCCGTCCCAGGAAGGTGAACGTGCGGGTATTGGCCGCGACCCACCACGATTTGAACCAGGATGTTGCAACAGGCGCCTTTCGAGCCGATCTGTTCTACCGAATCCGAGTCGCCCGGATTCACCTCCCCTCCCTGCGAGAGCGGAAGGAAGATATCCCGCTGCTTGCGACCAAATTTCTGAGCGACGCACAAACGGGGATGGGAAAAGCGGTCGGCCGGATGAATCCTGCCGTTCAGGCCATGCTCCTCGACTATCACTGGCCGGGTAATGTCCGTGAACTCAAAAGCGCCATCGAGTGTGCGGTCATTCACTGTACCGGCGACACCCTTGAGCCGGACGACCTCCCGGTCGAGATCCGCAACAAGAGACCGTTCGGTTCTTCACCGATCCCGGAACTTCCAACCGATGAGCGAAGTCGCATCCTCGTCGCCCTTCGACACGCGCACGGAAATCGCACCGAAGCCGCCCGCGCTCTGGGCATGAGCCGAGCAACCTTTTATCGACGCCTCACCGACCTCAACTTGCTCACCGATTAGTCCTTGCGAAGCACCGGCTCGCTGGTTGTGACGGCTGTCTCGTCATGACACAGCTTGAGACATGGGCTATGTCTCATCGACGCCGGGCCTCTCCGGAAATGGGATTGACCCGTGTTCTAACTCCTCGACAAACCAGGATCCATGCTCTGCCGACGAAAGCGGCATGCTCTTTGTACAAGGATTCTCTCGTAAGAAATATTCACGAAGGAGACCTCCATGGGCACAGTGACACCCTGCACAACAGAACATCCGATGGAACCGACGGCGCGGGAACGAGAAATCCTCGACCTGATCTGGGCCGGGCTCACTACCCAGGACATCGCACCGCAGCTGGGTATCACCACCAAGACCGTCGAATCCCATCGCGCCAACCTCATGAGAAAATTCCGTGCATCCAACGTGGCTCAACTGCTGCGCGTCGCGCTTTCAAAAGGAATCCTGCAGGTGAACCCATCTTCGAGGACAAATAAGCCGTCGCGGAGATTCGACTCACCGAGATGATCCATGCACGACAATACACAGGCCGGCATTTGCCTCTCGAACGATGTCTCATTTTGCTCCACTCCACCCCCGTGGATCTCCGCCGTGGCTCGGACCACCACACCGGGCGCTCGTCATTCCCGCTACTGACAAACCTGTGCGTACCATCATGTACGTAGGGTGTTCGAAACGGCTGCCGGTGCCGCTTTACCAGGCTTGATGGCTGGAAACCGGTGTGGATCGAACGGAACAAAAGAGGTCGTTGCGCACACTGGGAGTTGATCTCGTACGCAGAATCATTTATACAACCACGGAATTTTTGCGCACACGCCCCCATGTCACACCGTTCGGAACGTTAGCAAAGGAGCCAGAAACCCGAATGAAGCGACCACTGATCTCGATGATCTCCATAATCTTTCTCGTTCTGCTGCACGCGGGAGTTCACGCGGCCAATGCGCCGGCGACGCCCGACGCGGCGCCGACACCGGACATCGTGACACTGAAAGACGGCAGCGTGATTTATGGACGCGTCCTCGGCATGATCGAGGGCGAACTCCACATCAAGACCGCGTTCGGGGTCGGTGACGACATCGTCAAGGTCATGTGGCCGAATATCGCGCAGATCGTCGTGAGTCGCCCGGTGCCGTTCAGTCTCAAGGAAGGCACGGTGATCGTCGGCACCGCCGAGGCCAGCGAACCCGGCATGTTGCTACTCAAGGCTGCGCCGACCGGAACCCCGATGGCGGTCCCCCTCGACTCGGTCATCGGCGTGAATCAGCCGTCGGTCATCTATACGGGCAGTTTGCAAGCCGGCTTTTCCCAAGCCTCCGGGAATAGTCACCTTCGAAACGCGAGTGTGATCGGAGAATTCGCGGCTCGCGGTGAATCGTTACGGCTCACGATCCTGGGCCGTTACGTATACGGCGACGACCGCGGAAACCTGCTCGTCCGCAACAGCCGAGGCACCATCAAACTTGACTTCTTTCTGACGAAACGGTTGTATTGGTTCGCTTCCTCCTATTTCGAACAGGATACGTTCCAAGACCTCAAACTGCGAACCGCACTCGCGACAGGTCCAGGCTATCAATTTCTTGATCGCGGCGACCTTTCCGGCATTTTCAAGGACATGACCCTCTATACCGAAGTCGGCGCAGCCTATTTCAACGAGGATTTCAAAATCGCAGCGGACCAAACCAGCACCCGCGGCCGTTGGGCCGTGAAATGGAACTGGCCGCTCTGGGGAGGGGATCAAGTCGCACTGTACCACTTTCAGGAAGGCTTTCAGTCCATTTCCAATTCGAATGATCTTTACCTCACGGCCGACACCGGGTTGCGATTCAAGATCTTCGGCGGCTTGGTGAGCGGATTCCAATGGACGCTGCGGTACAACAAAAACCCGCCGCGTGGCATTTCGGATACGGACAACCTCTACCTCATCACACTCGGCTACAGTTTCGACACCAGCCGCAAGCAGTAGGGCGGAAGGCGGACAAGGCATTTAATCTGTTTGAGCAAGGAGGAGACACGATGAGCATGCTGGGTGAATTCAAAGAATTTGCCATGAAGGGCAACGTGCTCGACATGGCCGTGGGGGTCATCATCGGCGGCGCATTCGGAAAAATCGTGTCGTCCGTCGTCAGTGATATTTTGATGCCTCCCCTCGGCCTCCTGCTGGGCAAGGTTGATTTCTCGAGTCTGTTTATCCCCTTGACCGATGAGGCCAAGGGAAAATCGTTGGCGGCGGCCAAAGCGGCCGGGGCGGCCACCATCAACTACGGCGTCTTCCTGCAAACCATACTCGATTTTACGATTCTCGCCTTCGTGATTTTCATGGTGGTCAAGCAAATGAACCGTTTCAAAAAAGAAGCCCCTCCCGGACCGCCTCCCGCCCCGCCCAAGGAAGAAGTGTTGCTCACGGAAATTCGGGATCTCTTGAAGAATCAACGCCGCTGACCTGTTCGTTCGCATCGGTGATCGAGGCCGTCAGAACCCTACCGATGGTCTCGATGTTATGCAAGGAGGATCGCATGAAAGACGCTCGTATCGTTCCCCTGGTACTGACTGCGCTGCTCGCCGCGGCCTGCGCGGCACCCCATGCTCCCAATGACTCGGCCAGCAGGGCCCTGAATGAAATGAAGGCGGTCGCGCAACCGATTCCGCCGAAGCCGGACCCGCGAGACGGAACCATCGCCGAGTTGAAACAACAGATCGCCGATCTGCAGCGCCAGAACGCCGAGCGTGATGCGGAACTGGACCGGCTTCGCTCCTCGTTGACGGGGGATCTCGACCGGGCTAAGACCCGGATCGGCGAACTCGACTCTCAGATCAACCAGCGCGATCGCGAATTATCCTCGCTTCGCAATGCGGCGGGCGACAAGGATCGGTTGGCAAGTCAATTGTCCGATGCCGAACGCCAGCTCTCAGCCAAAGATAGCGAGCTCGCCGCGTTGCGGACAAGTGCCGGAGACAAGGATCGTCTCGCGGCAGAGTTGTCTGCACTACAAGGGCAACTGTCTTCGAAAGATCAGGAACTCACCGCCCTCAAGGGCAGTGCCGTGGACAAAGACCGCCTGGCCGAACAGTTGACCGCTTTACAAGGGCAACTGTCTTCAAAGGATCAGGAACTTGCCGCCCTCAAGGGCAGCGCCGGCGATCGAGATCGTCTCTCTTCCGAACTCGCAACGGCGAAACAACGCATTGCCGACCTCGAACATCAATTGGAGCTCAGGGACCACGAGCTGGTGGCATTGAAAAGCGCCGCAGGCGACCGGGAAAAACTCGTGGCCGACCTGGCGGCTGCCAAACAACGGGCTGCAGATCTGGACAGCGAACTCGCGCGAAGAGACCAGGAAATGGCCGGCCTGAAAGGCGCCCTTGATCAACAAAAGACCACCCTCGCGCAGGCCAAAGACGATCTGTCGAAACTCCTCCAGGCCGAAGTCGGGAAGGGCAACGTGACCATGAAGCAGCTGGGCGACCAGCTTACCCTCGGCCTGGCCACGACGTTGCTCTTCGATTCCGGGGAAGCGACGCTCAAGCCAGGAGGGGTGGACGTCCTGCACCGCATCGGCGGCGTACTGAAGCAATATCCCGACCGGACGATCCATGTGGCAGGCCACACGGACAACGTGCCGATACGGGGAGCCTTGGCCAAAAAGTTCCCGACCAATTTGGAGCTTTCCCAAGCGCGCGCCGAAAGCGCGCAGCTCGCGCTGACCGACGGCGGCATGGCCGTGGAAAAGATTGAAGCCTTT
Proteins encoded in this region:
- a CDS encoding OmpA domain protein, with product MKDARIVPLVLTALLAAACAAPHAPNDSASRALNEMKAVAQPIPPKPDPRDGTIAELKQQIADLQRQNAERDAELDRLRSSLTGDLDRAKTRIGELDSQINQRDRELSSLRNAAGDKDRLASQLSDAERQLSAKDSELAALRTSAGDKDRLAAELSALQGQLSSKDQELTALKGSAVDKDRLAEQLTALQGQLSSKDQELAALKGSAGDRDRLSSELATAKQRIADLEHQLELRDHELVALKSAAGDREKLVADLAAAKQRAADLDSELARRDQEMAGLKGALDQQKTTLAQAKDDLSKLLQAEVGKGNVTMKQLGDQLTLGLATTLLFDSGEATLKPGGVDVLHRIGGVLKQYPDRTIHVAGHTDNVPIRGALAKKFPTNLELSQARAESAQLALTDGGMAVEKIEAFGHADSRPIASNSTAEGRQKNRRVEIVVKQ
- a CDS encoding Large-conductance mechanosensitive channel; translated protein: MSMLGEFKEFAMKGNVLDMAVGVIIGGAFGKIVSSVVSDILMPPLGLLLGKVDFSSLFIPLTDEAKGKSLAAAKAAGAATINYGVFLQTILDFTILAFVIFMVVKQMNRFKKEAPPGPPPAPPKEEVLLTEIRDLLKNQRR